Proteins encoded by one window of Flavobacterium sp. N502540:
- a CDS encoding YihY/virulence factor BrkB family protein — protein sequence MENQNILSKTWYLLRTTILEFNDDNAIKLSAALSYYTIFALPPLLIIIITICGFFFGEEAVTGELYGQINRLVGNDAAIQIQDAIKNVQLSDSNVFVTIFGVVMLLIGASGVFAEIQSSINFIWGLRAKPNKGLKKFIQNRIMSFSMIVSVGFLMLVSLMLNAVLDVLNARLKLYLADSTVYLFYVINLIIVLGSITLLFAIIFRTLPDGLIKWKDAFIGAGCTAILFMIGKFAIGFYLGNSTIASVYGAAGSVIIILVWVYYSAIILYFGAEFTKVYAKTYGGKIAPNGYSVEIKKEIFEIQEQTEIS from the coding sequence GTGGAAAATCAAAATATTCTGTCGAAAACCTGGTATTTGTTACGAACCACTATTTTAGAGTTCAATGACGATAATGCCATCAAGCTAAGCGCAGCTTTGTCGTATTATACCATATTTGCATTACCGCCTTTATTGATCATTATTATAACCATCTGCGGTTTCTTTTTTGGAGAAGAGGCGGTAACCGGGGAGTTGTACGGGCAAATCAACCGTTTAGTAGGGAACGATGCCGCAATTCAAATTCAGGACGCAATCAAAAATGTGCAATTGTCTGATAGTAATGTTTTTGTAACAATTTTTGGAGTTGTGATGCTTTTAATAGGAGCTTCGGGAGTTTTTGCCGAAATACAAAGTTCAATTAATTTTATCTGGGGGCTGCGCGCGAAACCGAACAAAGGGCTTAAAAAATTCATTCAGAATCGGATTATGTCTTTCTCTATGATTGTTTCTGTTGGATTTCTAATGCTCGTAAGTTTAATGTTAAATGCGGTTTTAGATGTCTTAAATGCGAGATTAAAACTATATTTAGCCGACAGTACAGTGTATTTGTTTTACGTCATAAATTTGATCATTGTTTTAGGTAGTATCACCTTGCTTTTTGCAATTATATTCCGAACTTTACCAGATGGCCTTATAAAGTGGAAAGACGCTTTCATTGGCGCCGGGTGTACCGCAATCCTTTTTATGATAGGTAAATTTGCAATTGGATTTTATTTGGGAAACTCAACAATTGCAAGTGTTTATGGCGCAGCAGGATCAGTAATAATCATTTTGGTTTGGGTGTATTATTCCGCAATTATTTTATATTTTGGAGCCGAGTTTACTAAAGTATATGCTAAAACGTACGGAGGGAAGATTGCTCCGAATGGCTATTCGGTCGAAATTAAAAAAGAGATATTTGAAATTCAAGAACAAACAGAAATTTCATAA